The sequence CGTGGAGCGGGCTCGTCGCCCTGCGGGGCGGGGACGGCCGGTCCCTGGACGTCGACGTGCGGGTCACCGCCTCCTTCCGGATCGCCGGGCAGGAGGTCTTCCTGGTGTCCGGGCGGGAGCTGACCCCGCACTGGACGATGAGCGGGTCCGTGCTGGACGACTTCATGGCCCGGTCCCCGGTCGGGATGGCCGTGCTCGACCCCGGCCTGCGCTATCTCTGGCTCAACGACACCCTGGAGCGGTTCGGCGGCGTACCGCGCGAGCAGCGTCTGGGGCGCAGGCCCGGCGATGTTCTGCCCGCGGCCCTGGCGGCCCCCATCGAGCGGTTGATGCGGCAGGTCCTGTCGACCGGGGAGGCGGTCACGGACTACGAGTACCTGGGCTGGAGCTGGGCCGATCCGCACCGCCGACGGGCGTACGCGAGCTCGTTCTTCCCGCTGGCCGACGCGCAGGACCGGCGGATCGGCATCGGCTACATGGTCCGTGACGTCACCGACCGGTGGAACGCGCGTCGGCTGCTCGCGCTGGTCAACGAGGCCGGGGCGAGCATCGGCTCGACCCTGGACGTCCAGCGTACGGCGCAGGAACTCGCCGACTTCGCGGTGCCCCGGTTCGCGGACTTCGTCTTCGTGGACCTGCTGGAGAACCCGTTCGGCGGGGAGCGGCCCGGGTCGGCCACACCCGCCGAGGGCGAGCGGCCCGCCATGCGCCGGGCGGGCATGAGCTCGGTGCGCGAGGGCTGTCCGGAGGCGGTCGTCCGGATCGGGGAGGCCGTCGACTTCGTGCCGCCGCCGCACGACGCGCACTTCCTGCTGGCGGGCGCCCCGGTGCTGCTGCCGGCGCTCGACCCGGACAGCCACGGGTGGGCGCAGGAGCACCCGGCGCGGGCCGCCCGCATCCGGGAGTTCGGGCTGCATTCGCTGATCTGCGTCCCCATGCGGGCCCGCGACACCGTGCTGGGGCTGACCACCTTCATGCGTTCGCAGAACCCGGTGCCGTTCGACGAGGACGACGTGGCGCCCGCCCGGGAGCTGGTGGCACGGGCCGCCGTGTGCGTGGACAACGCCCGCCGCTACACCCGGGAGCACACCGCGGCCCTGGTCCTCCAGCGGAGCCTGTTGCCGCAGACGCTCCGCGGCGGGACGGCGCTGGACGTGGCGTGGTCCTACCTCCCGGCGGACGCGAAGGACGGGGTCGGCGGCGACTGGTTCGACGTGATCCCGCTGTCCGGGGCCCGGGTGGGCCTGGTCATCGGCGATGTCGTCGGGCACGGCATCGGGGCGGCCGCGACCATGGGGCGGCTGCGTACCGCCGTACAGACGCTGGCCGACATGGACCTGCCGCCGGACGAGCTGCTGGCCCGCCTGGACGATCTCGTCCTGCGGCTCAGCGAGGAGGAGCGTGCCGGAGGTCCTGCGGAGCGGGGCGGCTCGACGGTGGTCGGGGCGACCTGTCTGTACGCCGTCTACGACCCGACCAACGGCGCCTGCACGATGGCGCGGGCAGGCCACCCTCCGCCGGTGGTCGTCGCCCCGGACGGGGCCGTCTCCTTTCCCGACCTTCCCCCGGGGCCGCCGCTCGGTCTCGGCGGGCTGCCCTTCGAGTCGCTGGAGATCCTCCTGCCCGAAGGGAGCCTGCTCGGGCTCTACACCGACGGGCTCATCGAGGGGACCGACAGGGACGTCGAGGGCGGCATGGAGCGGCTGAGCCGGGAGGTGTCCCGGGGCGGCCTGCCGCTGGAGGACCTGTGTCCGGCGGTGGTCAAGGAGCTGCTCCCGGTACCGCAGCCGGACGACATCGCGCTGCTCCTCGCCCGGACGCACGTCCTGAGCCCGGAGCATCTGGTGTCGTGGGACGTGCCCGTGGACCCGGCGGCGGTCGGCGAGATCCGGGCGAAGGTGTCCCGCCGGCTGGAGGCGTGGGGGCTGGAGGAACTGTCGATGACGACGGAGCTGATCGTCAGCGAGCTGGTGACGAACGCGATCCGGTACGCCTCCGGTCCGGTCCGGCTGCGGCTGTTGTTCCAGTCGGCGCTGACCTGCGAGGTGTCCGACGCCAGCAACACCTCACCGCGGCTGCGGCACGCCAGGACGACGGACGAGGGAGGGCGCGGCCTGTTCCTCGTCGCGCAGCTCGCCCACCGGTGGGGCACGCGCTACACGCCCCGGGGGAAGATCATCTGGGCGGAGCAGCCGGTTCCCTGAGCACCGCGTCGCTCGCGGACCGGGGGGCGGGCCCCGATTCCTGGTCGGGTGCCGTCCGGTGGCGGGGTGCCTCAGGGTCCGGGGCCGCCATCCGCTCGCGGGCGAAGAGGCGGGTCAGGGCGCCGCCGGCCCGGATCAGCTCGTCCCAGGTGCCCTCCTCGACGATGCGCCCGCCGTCCAGGACCGCGATCCGGTCGGCTCTGCGGACGGTGGCCGGGCGGTGGGCGATCACCAGGGTCGCCCGGGTGGCGGAGCCGGCCGCGAGGGCCAGGGCCAGTTCCGCGTCGCCCCGGTGGTCCAGATGGGCGGTCGTCTCGTCCAGGACGAGGACGCGCGGGCCGCTCAGCAGGCCGCGGGCCAGGGCCACCCGGGCACGCTGGCCGCCGGAGAGGGTCGCGCCGCGCTCGCCGACGGGGGTGTCGAGGCCGTCGGGCAGGGCGTCGGCGACGGTGTCGACGCCGCAGATCCGGACCACCGCGTCGAGTTCGTCCGCCGTCGCCCCGGGGGCGCCCAGACGGAGGTTCTCGGCGAGCGTGCCGTGGAAGAGCGGGGCCTCCTGCCCCACCACGGACACAGCGGCACGCAGGTCGTCCTCAGCGAGGTCCCGCAGGCCGACGGGGTGGGCCGGGGCGGGGGGCACGAGTTCCACGGCGCCTTCGGCCGGGTCCCAGTAGCGGGCCACGAGATGGGCGCAGGTCGACTTGCCGGCCCCGGACGCTCCGACGAGGGCCACCGTCTCACCCGGCCGGACGGTGAGGTCGACGCCGTCCAGTACGGTCCCTCCCCCGTACCCGAACCGTACGCCGCGCAGCCGCAGGCCGAGCGGGCCCGGTGGGAGGGGGCGGGGGTCGGTGGCGGCAGGCGCTCCGCGGGGCGTGGACGGCGGACCGGACCCGGGCCGCGGCGGCGCGCAGGCCACCCGC is a genomic window of Streptomyces sp. YPW6 containing:
- a CDS encoding SpoIIE family protein phosphatase, whose product is MASADEGFPAEPGPLPSGDGRGPARRADDAAAVIAGDGTVIGWTRGAEALLGYPAAEVVGRSAALLLTGSPDPLRTAAVAARCRAGSAWSGLVALRGGDGRSLDVDVRVTASFRIAGQEVFLVSGRELTPHWTMSGSVLDDFMARSPVGMAVLDPGLRYLWLNDTLERFGGVPREQRLGRRPGDVLPAALAAPIERLMRQVLSTGEAVTDYEYLGWSWADPHRRRAYASSFFPLADAQDRRIGIGYMVRDVTDRWNARRLLALVNEAGASIGSTLDVQRTAQELADFAVPRFADFVFVDLLENPFGGERPGSATPAEGERPAMRRAGMSSVREGCPEAVVRIGEAVDFVPPPHDAHFLLAGAPVLLPALDPDSHGWAQEHPARAARIREFGLHSLICVPMRARDTVLGLTTFMRSQNPVPFDEDDVAPARELVARAAVCVDNARRYTREHTAALVLQRSLLPQTLRGGTALDVAWSYLPADAKDGVGGDWFDVIPLSGARVGLVIGDVVGHGIGAAATMGRLRTAVQTLADMDLPPDELLARLDDLVLRLSEEERAGGPAERGGSTVVGATCLYAVYDPTNGACTMARAGHPPPVVVAPDGAVSFPDLPPGPPLGLGGLPFESLEILLPEGSLLGLYTDGLIEGTDRDVEGGMERLSREVSRGGLPLEDLCPAVVKELLPVPQPDDIALLLARTHVLSPEHLVSWDVPVDPAAVGEIRAKVSRRLEAWGLEELSMTTELIVSELVTNAIRYASGPVRLRLLFQSALTCEVSDASNTSPRLRHARTTDEGGRGLFLVAQLAHRWGTRYTPRGKIIWAEQPVP